From the genome of Uranotaenia lowii strain MFRU-FL chromosome 1, ASM2978415v1, whole genome shotgun sequence, one region includes:
- the LOC129758583 gene encoding uncharacterized protein LOC129758583: protein MLLQTMLYLRSLKSLFQNDSSPRKTINCIFWLCCLLTLIYFYFKKSLELVLRRGKIRALKHSQTIHHAWNICFYAAATVFLGLYHKLLIRPEIASQSSRYFPQYNNTIFLAACDMAKFEIVTMVLVAFDVIGTLVRVRNYDFSEAISKSVYAALLLCCYMLRLENYSILLNLYLGLFNMFQETLLLLSLHTSETRDTTLRLYVILTFSSWSYLFLNILPFEFLIPTLYTDNKDLHLYLNILFWLWYCSCVWNSPILKYLYHKIYHLHPYDCIGGESAMRCILLNDTRRFRHYRNLERAYLELKLFHDKSKISGVKHGDSETASVKAFQTLKCVLALKRKLKRMRENRDQLSIE, encoded by the exons ATGTTACTCCAAACGATGCTGTATTTGCGGTCTTTAAAATCTCTATTTCAAAATGATAGCAGCCCCCGGAAAACGATAAATTGCATCTTTTGGTTGTGTTGTCTGTTAACATTAATATATTTCTACTTCAAGAAGAGTTTGGAG CTGGTTCTCCGACGTGGAAAAATTCGTGCATTGAAACATTCCCAAACCATTCACCATGCGTGGAACATCTGCTTCTATGCTGCGGCGACAGTATTCCTAGGTCTGTACCATAAGCTGTTGATAAGGCCGGAAATTGCAAGTCAAAGCAGCCGCTACTTCCCACAATACAACAACACAATCTTCCTAGCTGCCTGTGATATGGCCAAGTTCGAGATTGTAACGATGGTCCTGGTTGCTTTCGACGTTATTGGCACTCTTGTACGCGTTCGTAATTATGATTTTTCCGAAGCAATCTCTAAGAGTGTCTACGCCGCTCTGCTGCTTTGTTGTTACATGCTGCGACTGGAAAATTACAGCATTCTCCTGAACCTTTATCTCGGTCTGTTTAATATGTTTCAAGAGACGCTACTATTACTTTCGCTTCATACGAGCGAAACACGTGATACTACATTAAGGTTGTATGTGATACTAACATTTAGTTCATG GTCGTAcctttttcttaatattttgcCTTTTGAGTTCCTCATTCCTACATTATACACAGACAATAAAGATCTTCATTTGTACTTAAATATTCTATTTTGGCTGTGGTACTGTTCATGCGTTTGGAATTCGCCAATCTTAAAATACTTGTACCACAAAATTTATCATCTTCATCCTTATGATTGCATTGGTGGAGAGTCAGCTATGCGGTGCATTCTGCTGAACGACACTAGACGCTTCCGGCACTATCGGAATCTCGAACGCGCCTATTTGGAGCTTAAGCTTTTCCACGA TAAATCGAAAATATCCGGAGTTAAACATGGCGATAGCGAAACTGCATCTGTGAAGgcttttcaaactttgaaat GCGTCCTAGCGTTGAAGCGCAAATTGAAACGAATGCGGGAGAACCGTGATCAACTCTCAATCGAGTGA
- the LOC129737654 gene encoding uncharacterized protein K02A2.6-like: MESAAIDVQELEDATRSDSVLNSVKECLRSGNWDKEQAKPFASFKDELGLVGDLLVRGNKLVVPIKLKSRMLDIAHEGHPGESLMKRRLRERVWWPGMDKDAVSRVKTCEGCRLVGLPSKPEPMSRRSLPSGPWIDTAIDFLGPLPCGSYLLVIIDYYNRYKEIEIMSKITAKDTINKLDRIFTRLGYPRTITLDNAKQFIGTELEMYCKYHGIALNHSTPYWPQENGLVERQNRSLIKRLQISAAFGRDWKQDLQDYLIMYYTTPHSITGKTPTELMYGHTIRSKLPAIGDVETVPPQTEFRDRDQQLKEKGKEMEDTRRRARKSSIESGDTVLMQNLKPGNKLLTTFSPKQYLVLSRSGSRATVEDLQNGKSYDRNVAHLKKIVQPEIVSDGVPFNNSDDQDELQASSEEDFHGFDSEVTNSETNSSEPIIPARQRRSAKKPSRFNDYYM; encoded by the coding sequence ATGGAGTCCGCTGCCATCGACGTACAGGAACTTGAAGATGCCACCCGATCGGATTCAGTTCTCAACAGTGTCAAAGAATGTTTGCGGTCAGGAAATTGGGACAAAGAGCAGGCTAAACCATTTGCTTCATTCAAGGACGAACTTGGATTGGTAGGAGATTTGTTGGTCCGGGGAAACAAACTTGTCGTACCTATTAAACTTAAATCAAGAATGCTTGACATTGCCCATGAAGGACATCCGGGAGAGTCCTTAATGAAACGCCGTCTCCGTGAGCGCGTGTGGTGGCCGGGCATGGATAAAGATGCCGTGTCCCGAGTAAAGACGTGTGAAGGCTGTCGTCTGGTTGGACTACCAAGCAAACCGGAACCGATGAGCCGTCGCTCTCTACCTTCTGGACCATGGATCGACACCGCTATTGATTTTTTGGGTCCTCTGCCATGTGGTTCTTATCTTTTGGTTATCATCGACTATTATAACCGTTATAAAGAAATTGAAATCATGTCGAAAATAACCGCTAAAGATACCATTAACAAGCTTGACCGAATCTTCACTCGCTTAGGTTACCCTCGGACCATTACGCTCGACAATGCCAAGCAGTTTATCGGCACTGAACTAGAGATGTACTGCAAGTACCACGGAATCGCGTTGAATCATTCGACACCGTACTGGCCGCAAGAGAACGGTCTGGTGGAGCGGCAGAACAGATCTCTCATAAAACGCCTCCAGATCAGTGCTGCCTTCGGAAGAGACTGGAAACAGGACCTGCAGGACTATCTTATCATGTACTATACGACGCCTCATTCCATAACCGGGAAAACGCCCACCGAACTAATGTATGGCCACACAATTCGATCTAAGCTCCCAGCAATTGGAGATGTTGAGACGGTTCCGCCACAAACAGAGTTCAGAGATCGGGACCAACAATTGAAAGAAAAGGGGAAGGAAATGGAAGACACTCGTCGTCGTGCAAGAAAGTCTTCAATAGAGTCAGGGGATACGGTTCTTATGCAGAACTTAAAACCTGGAAACAAGCTGCTCACCACCTTCAGCCCAAAACAATACCTTGTTCTGTCACGGTCTGGCTCACGGGCTACAGTCGAAGACCTCCAGAATGGCAAATCATATGATAGGAACGTTGCGCATCTTAAAAAGATTGTTCAGCCAGAGATTGTATCAGACGGGGTACCTTTCAATAACAGTGACGATCAAGATGAGTTGCAGGCGTCATCTGAAGAGGATTTCCATGGCTTTGATTCAGAGGTAACGAATTCCGAGACTAATTCATCTGAACCCATCATACCTGCTCGCCAGCGCAGATCAGCCAAGAAACCTAGTCGGTTCAATGACTACTACATGTAG
- the LOC129737655 gene encoding uncharacterized protein K02A2.6-like → MEKWEIQTFKFKAIPRNIVRYEWIKYKRNFDFIVAASGETDKTRIKNIFLARAGPDLQEVFASIPGADVAENENEGIDPYAVAIQHLDAYFSPKQHETFERNVFWTLKPNPEETIGKFMLRCQDQASKCNFGSTAQESRAISVIDKVILFAPNDLKEQLLQKDALDIDQVAKIVSSYESVKHQAQLMNMSSSGASESVGINSDERSSINQIRFPSSNECTRCGNDKHRANDLKCPARKKECGKCKRMGHYAVKCRTPTTKRKFAEENRPGPSNRFKRYRINEIESDRERESRSFIFNINDGGELLWLKLGGVTLQLLIDSGCVKNIINEKAWEYLKNNGAKIRNQVKHCSEVFLPYGEKAKPLTVLGKFDACISIDDEGKLIEEVATFYVVLGGQQCLLGRTTAMSLGVLFIGLPSTHGINMIKSTQKRPFPKIKGVQIEIPIDKSVAPVCQHPRRPPIALLSKIEEKLTSLLVSDIIEPVEGGCQWVSPLVTVLKDNGDLRLCVDMRRANQAILRERHIMPTVEDFLPRFTSAKYFSRLDIKEAFHQVELKEESRYITTFITHMGLFRYKRLMYGIVVAPEIFQRILEQVLSRCKNTVNFIDDILVFGSTEEEHDAELKIVLSILKDREILLNQEKCLFKVNSLEFLGHTISSEGIRPSNRKVEALRRFRPPITAEEVRSFLGLVTYVGRFLPNLATITAPLRELTRSGIKFVWGTKQEESFMKIKNMISNVQQLYFFDNTFRTRLIADASPVALGAVLIQFEGSTDCEPRPIAYASKSLTSTEQRYCQTEKEALALVWGVERFAVYL, encoded by the coding sequence ATGGAGAAGTGGGAGATACAAACTTTCAAATTTAAGGCTATTCCCCGTAACATTGTTCGGTACGAATGGATCAAGTATAAGCGAAATTTCGATTTTATCGTTGCGGCTTCAGGAGAGACCGATAAAACTCGTATCAAGAATATTTTTCTTGCACGAGCCGGTCCAGACCTCCAGGAGGTATTCGCGTCGATCCCGGGTGCCGATGTGGCTGAAAACGAAAACGAGGGGATTGACCCATACGCAGTCGCTATACAGCATCTAGACGCATACTTCTCCCCTAAGCAACACGAGACGTTTGAGAGGAATGTTTTCTGGACACTCAAACCGAATCCGGAGGAGACAATCGGAAAGTTTATGTTGCGTTGTCAGGATCAGGCTAGCAAGTGTAACTTCGGAAGTACGGCTCAGGAAAGCAGAGCCATAAGTGTCATTGACAAAGTCATTCTTTTTGCCCCTAATGATCTAAAAGAACAGCTTTTGCAAAAAGATGCACTCGATATTGACCAAGTCGCTAAAATTGTCAGTTCATATGAGTCGGTGAAGCATCAAGCTCAGCTGATGAATATGTCATCTTCGGGAGCCTCCGAGTCCGTTGGGATAAATAGTGATGAGAGGAGTAGCATCAACCAAATCCGATTTCCCTCCAGCAACGAATGTACAAGATGTGGAAACGACAAACATCGGGCTAACGATCTTAAGTGTCCTGCTCGTAAAAAGGAGTGtggcaagtgcaaacgaatGGGACATTATGCCGTAAAATGTCGAACACCTACAACTAAAAGGAAGTTTGCGGAAGAAAATAGACCAGGTCCTAGCAACAGATTCAAGCGATACCGCATAAACGAGATCGAGAGCGACAGGGAAAGGGAATCTCGAAGTTTCATATTTAATATAAACGACGGCGGAGAATTACTTTGGCTCAAGCTTGGTGGAGTAACGTTACAGTTACTGATCGATTCGGGCTGCGTGAAAAATATAATCAATGAAAAGGCGTGGGAATACTTGAAGAATAATGGAGCGAAGATAAGAAACCAAGTGAAACATTGCAGCGAAGTGTTTCTGCCGTATGGGGAAAAAGCTAAACCGTTGACTGTCCTTGGGAAGTTTGACGCATGCATATCAATTGATGACGAAGGAAAACTCATTGAAGAGGTTGCGACGTTTTACGTGGTACTCGGAGGCCAACAGTGCTTGTTAGGTCGTACCACAGCCATGAGTCTGGGGGTTTTATTTATCGGATTACCGAGCACTCACGGAATTAACATGATTAAGTCTACGCAAAAACGGCCATTCCCGAAAATCAAAGGCGTTCAAATCGAGATCCCTATTGACAAAAGTGTTGCGCCGGTGTGCCAACATCCTCGTCGTCCCCCAATTGCTCTTTTATCCAAAATAGAGGAAAAGCTAACCTCTTTGCTTGTTAGTGACATCATCGAGCCGGTAGAAGGCGGCTGTCAATGGGTTTCACCATTAGTAACAGTGCTTAAGGATAATGGGGACCTTCGATTGTGCGTCGACATGCGCCGCGCAAACCAGGCGATTTTGCGAGAACGTCATATTATGCCCACGGTTGAGGATTTTTTGCCCAGATTCACGTCCGCGAAGTATTTTAGTCGTCTCGACATAAAAGAGGCTTTTCATCAAGTGGAGTTGAAAGAAGAAAGCCGTTACATAACAACCTTCATAACCCACATGGGCCTCTTTCGCTATAAACGGCTGATGTACGGAATTGTAGTTGCTCCAGAGATCTTTCAGCGAATCTTGGAGCAAGTTTTGAGTCGCTGCAAAAACACCGTCAATTTTATCGACGATATCCTTGTCTTTGGTAGCACAGAAGAAGAACATGATGCGGAACTAAAGATAGTACTATCGATTCTGAAAGATCGTGAAATCCTCTTAAACCAAGAGAAATGTCTGTTCAAGGTTAATAGTTTGGAATTTCTCGGACACACGATCTCGTCGGAAGGTATAAGACCGTCAAACCGTAAAGTTGAGGCTCTTCGAAGATTTCGACCACCAATCACCGCCGAGGAGGTACGAAGTTTCCTTGGGTTAGTGACGTACGTCGGACGCTTCCTCCCGAATCTAGCAACAATAACAGCACCGCTTCGCGAACTGACCCGGTCCGGCATTAAATTTGTATGGGGGACAAAACAAGAGGAATCCTTCATGAAGATTAAGAACATGATCAGTAATGTGCAGCAATTGTATTTTTTCGATAACACCTTCCGAACTAGGCTTATCGCGGATGCATCACCGGTAGCGTTGGGGGCGGTTTTAATACAATTCGAAGGTTCAACTGATTGCGAGCCACGACCGATTGCATACGCCAGCAAGAGTCTAACAAGCACCGAACAGAGATACTGTCAGACTGAGAAAGAGGCATTAGCCTTAGTTTGGGGTGTAGAAAGGTTTGCGGTATATCTTTAG